The following is a genomic window from Flavobacterium crassostreae.
TCATTAATGTTACGTTTCATTTTGTGTACCTTTTTGATAAATTTTTTCATCTCCCGTATACCGTTACTCATCAACACCGATTGAAAATTATCGCCATACCCCAAACCATGTGCAATACCGGCCGCAATAGCATAAATATTTTTAAGCATAGCGGCATATTCTGTACCAATAATATCGTCTGTGATTTTGGTTTTTATAAAATCTCCAGACAAATGCTTGGCAACTATTTTGGCCTTAGCAGCATCTCCACAGGCAATAGTTAGGTACGACAAACGCTCTAGTGCCACTTCTTCGGCATGACAAGGCCCAGTAATCACCCCAATGTGGTCATAAGGAATGTCATAGGTAAAATGAAAATGCTCCCCTACAATCATGCTAGTCTCGGGTACAATTCCTTTAATGGCAGAAAAAATTATTTTGTCCTTTAACGAAACCTTTAATTTTTGTAACTCTCCCCCCAAAAAAGCAGAAGGAATAGCAAAAATAATATAATCGGCATACGCCACGGCTTGGTTAATATCGTTAGTTAAGTGTAGTTTTTGGGTGTCAAACTCTACCGCGCTTAAATAATTGGGGTTATGTTTGTATTTTTTGATGTGTTCTATCGCAGATTCGTTACGCATATACCAGTATACCTCCGAAAGATTTACGCATAACATTTTGGTAATTGCAGTAGCCCAGCTTCCTCCGCCAATAACTGCAAATTTTATATTTTGGGTCATTTTTTTAATTTTATTCAAAAGTACTTAAAAAAGCATAAATCCTATGCTAAAAAAAAGCCAACAAAATCAAGTGATGCAGAAGTATTTGTTTTTTTGTGTCTAAAAAAACAAGCATTTTAGTAATTATATAAAATAATCTAACATAATTTGCGTTATTGTGATATAATTTTTATTTTTTAGTAGATTGCGTATTAAATTAGTAGTGTGCACTTTAAAAAAAAGGCGCCTTCTTAAACAGAAGAGCGCCTTTTAATTGCACCGGTATTCTAGCATGCTAGACCGTGTCTGGAATTAATAACTTCTTTCTACAATAGCTTTCACTTTTTCTAATGTGATATTTTGTTTTTCGCCTAAGGCTTTCCATCCTCTATCTTCAAAACGCTTTACGATAAAAGTAGCGGTGTTGCTATACTCTTGGGTATAATCGGATAGTTTTGTGTCCATTCCCATGCGGTGAAAAAAGGTAACGGTTTTGTTTATTGCTTCGTTTGCAATTTCGTCTTCGGTGCCTTCTAAATTAAAGATTCGTTTACCGTATTGCGCTAGTTTGGCTTTTTTGGTTTCAAACATAACCGTATACAAACTCGGAGCAATGATGGCAAGTGTTCTGGCATGATCTATCCCGTACATGGCCGTTAATTCATGACCAATCATGTGGGTTGCCCAATCACTCGGAACCCCTTTTTGTATCAAACCATTAAGTGCCATAGTACACGACCACATAAAGTTGGATGCTAAGGCATAATCACTAGGGTCTTCTACCACCTTTGGACCAACTTCAATTAAGGTATGCAAAATTCCTTCGGCAATTCGATCTTGCAAATACCCCTCATGTGGATACGTCAAGTATTGCTCCATAACATGTGTATAGGCATCTACCACACCATTTTGTAGTTGTCTTTTAGGCAAAGATTGAATTACAGTAGGATCACAGATAGAGAATTTTGGGAACAAGGCCGAACCTCCAAAGGCTAATTTTTCTTTGGTGGCTTGGATGGTAACTACTGCTCCAGAGTTCATTTCGCTTCCGGTAGCTGGCAGAGTAAGTACGGTTCCAAATGGCACTGCATTTTCTTTAATCAAAATACGCTTTTGCAAAATTTCGATAGGATCCCCTTTGTAATTAACTGCTCCCGAGATAAATTTTACCCCATCAATAACAGATCCACCACCTACAGCAAGTATAAAATCAATTTTTTGTTCCTTAACAATAGCCACTGCTTTCATCAAAGTTTCAAAATGCGGATTGGCTTCGATACCGCTAAATTCTACAATTTCGTGCCCTTTAAGGTTGCGGATAACTTGTTCGTGGATTCCGTTTTTAAAGATACTGCCGCCTCCGTAGGCTACCAAAATTTTTGCTCCAGCAGGTACCAGGTCACCTAATTTTTCTATTTGTCCTTTTCCAAAAACAAGATTGGTAGGGTTGTATAATTCAAAGTTGGTCATAATTTAAAATATTTAAAATTTAAGAAGGCTCTATCGCTACAATTCTGCGATAGAGTTGGAGCCAGATAAAGCCTTCTCAGTATTATTATGTATTATTTTTTGGCATGCAATTGTTCTAACAATTTTCCGGCAACTAATTTAGACGAAGCAGGGTTTTGCCCCGTAATCAATAAACCATCTTCTACAGCATACGGATTCCAGTCTGCTCCCTTAGAGTAAGTGGCACCATTGGCTTGCAAAGCATCTTCTAATAAAAACGGAACTACCTCTGACAATCCTACAGCAGCTTCTTCGGTATTTGAAAATCCGGTCACTTTTTTTCCTTTCACTAAAAATTCGCCGTTTACTTTTACATTTTTTAATACCGCTGGAGAGTGGCACACAAAAGCTACTGGCTTGTTGTTGGTATAAAAAGCGGCAATTAAAGCATCAGAATCTTTATTCGCAGCTAAATCCCAAAGTGGCCCATGTCCTCCTGGATAAAAAACGGCATCATAATCCGACTCTTTTATGTCAGTTAGTTTATGTGTTTTGCTCAATTTAGCTTGTAATGCCGTGTCTTTATCAAAACGTTTCGTGTCTTCTGTTGCAAAGGATTCATCCGCACTTTTTGGATCAATTGGAGGTTGCCCTCCTAGTGGAGTTGCAATGTCAATTACAACTCCTTTGTCTGCTAACTCATAATATGGTGCAGCAAATTCTTCTACCCAAAATCCTGTTTTTTCTCCTGTGTTCCCTAAATCAGAGTGACTAGTTAGAACAAATAATACTTTTTTCATGTTTGTTTTTTTTGTTTTTTGCGCAGCTGCTCTAAAACAACCTACGGTTACTACTATTAAGGCAAATAATGCAATTTTTTTCATTGGGGTTATTTTGTTGGTACAAATCTACGGGTATTATGCTATCAGTAAAAATAATTTAAATTATGTTTGTGATAAATATATTTATATCATGGTAAATCTAGAATGGTACCGTACTTTTAAATCGGTCTACAAAAACGGCAATTTCTCCTTGGCTGCCAAAGAGTTGTTTATAAGCCAACCTGCAGTGAGTCAGCAAATAGCCATGCTGGAGGCTCATGTGGGCTATACTTTATTTAACCGAAAATCAAAAGGTGTTGAACCTACGGAATATGCTAAGTTATTGAATAACTTGATTATAGAAGCGCTGGATCGTTTAGAGAATGTAGAAAATGGTTTTCGTGCCAAAGCATTTAACGCCAATAGATTGATTACTGTGGGGATTTCTAGGCATCTTTTTAATAGCTTGGGCAGGGTATTGATTTCAAAATTTGATTATATTGATTTTAGTTTTCACGAAAGTGAATTGTTGTTTGAATTGGTGAATACCAAAAAAATTGATTTTGCCATCCTTACGCAAAAACACGACACCTTTGATACCGTTCAGACCAAGGTAGGC
Proteins encoded in this region:
- a CDS encoding NAD(P)H-dependent glycerol-3-phosphate dehydrogenase, which encodes MTQNIKFAVIGGGSWATAITKMLCVNLSEVYWYMRNESAIEHIKKYKHNPNYLSAVEFDTQKLHLTNDINQAVAYADYIIFAIPSAFLGGELQKLKVSLKDKIIFSAIKGIVPETSMIVGEHFHFTYDIPYDHIGVITGPCHAEEVALERLSYLTIACGDAAKAKIVAKHLSGDFIKTKITDDIIGTEYAAMLKNIYAIAAGIAHGLGYGDNFQSVLMSNGIREMKKFIKKVHKMKRNINDSAYLGDLLVTGYSIFSRNRTFGNMIGKGYTVKSAMMEMSMVCEGYYATQSAYQLNQDYGAKTPIIDAVYQILYQGKDAKSVFKKLTDKLD
- a CDS encoding iron-containing alcohol dehydrogenase, whose amino-acid sequence is MTNFELYNPTNLVFGKGQIEKLGDLVPAGAKILVAYGGGSIFKNGIHEQVIRNLKGHEIVEFSGIEANPHFETLMKAVAIVKEQKIDFILAVGGGSVIDGVKFISGAVNYKGDPIEILQKRILIKENAVPFGTVLTLPATGSEMNSGAVVTIQATKEKLAFGGSALFPKFSICDPTVIQSLPKRQLQNGVVDAYTHVMEQYLTYPHEGYLQDRIAEGILHTLIEVGPKVVEDPSDYALASNFMWSCTMALNGLIQKGVPSDWATHMIGHELTAMYGIDHARTLAIIAPSLYTVMFETKKAKLAQYGKRIFNLEGTEDEIANEAINKTVTFFHRMGMDTKLSDYTQEYSNTATFIVKRFEDRGWKALGEKQNITLEKVKAIVERSY
- a CDS encoding type 1 glutamine amidotransferase domain-containing protein; its protein translation is MKKIALFALIVVTVGCFRAAAQKTKKTNMKKVLFVLTSHSDLGNTGEKTGFWVEEFAAPYYELADKGVVIDIATPLGGQPPIDPKSADESFATEDTKRFDKDTALQAKLSKTHKLTDIKESDYDAVFYPGGHGPLWDLAANKDSDALIAAFYTNNKPVAFVCHSPAVLKNVKVNGEFLVKGKKVTGFSNTEEAAVGLSEVVPFLLEDALQANGATYSKGADWNPYAVEDGLLITGQNPASSKLVAGKLLEQLHAKK
- a CDS encoding LysR family transcriptional regulator, with translation MVNLEWYRTFKSVYKNGNFSLAAKELFISQPAVSQQIAMLEAHVGYTLFNRKSKGVEPTEYAKLLNNLIIEALDRLENVENGFRAKAFNANRLITVGISRHLFNSLGRVLISKFDYIDFSFHESELLFELVNTKKIDFAILTQKHDTFDTVQTKVGTIKPVVVGSRDIDLSGLQHPIEIQHNNAIEQWLNEQIWYSHDARIPHVKLFWLHVFDKKRPTIVPNYIIPSEFEMLSAMVQNSGIAISWNCNAKFFITQGTLQMVWDSAKMPGTDVYLLSGKNEHFNTAFKEIETELVKILQ